Proteins from a genomic interval of Pseudoalteromonas sp. MEBiC 03607:
- a CDS encoding thymidylate synthase, whose translation MKQYLDLCQRIVDEGVWVENKRTGTKCLTVINADLEYDVANNKFPLITTRKSFYKAAIAELLGYLRGYDSAAQFREIGCMTWNANANENKAWLENPHRRGEDDMGRVYGVQGRSWQRPDGSHLDQLKKVIDNLSKGIDDRGEIITFYNPGEFELGCLRPCMHTHTFSLLGDTLYLTSYQRSCDVPLGLNFNQIQCFVLLALVAQITGHKPGKAYHKIANAHIYENQLELMRDVQLKREPFASPELKINPNIKSLEDIETWVTKDDFEVVGYQCHDAIKYPFSV comes from the coding sequence ATGAAACAGTATTTAGATTTATGTCAACGCATCGTTGATGAAGGTGTGTGGGTTGAAAATAAGCGCACTGGCACCAAATGTTTAACCGTTATTAATGCCGATCTTGAGTATGATGTGGCAAACAATAAGTTTCCACTGATCACTACACGCAAGAGCTTTTATAAGGCTGCAATCGCAGAGTTACTTGGTTACTTGCGTGGTTACGATAGCGCTGCACAGTTTCGTGAAATTGGCTGCATGACTTGGAATGCAAACGCTAACGAGAATAAGGCTTGGCTCGAAAACCCGCATCGTCGCGGCGAAGACGACATGGGTCGTGTATATGGTGTGCAAGGCCGCAGTTGGCAACGCCCTGATGGCAGCCACCTTGATCAGCTAAAAAAGGTTATTGATAACTTATCAAAAGGTATTGATGATCGCGGTGAGATCATCACTTTTTATAACCCTGGTGAGTTTGAGCTGGGCTGTTTACGCCCTTGCATGCACACTCATACCTTTTCTTTGTTGGGTGATACTCTATACTTAACATCATATCAACGCAGCTGTGATGTGCCGCTAGGCTTAAACTTTAATCAAATACAATGCTTTGTGTTACTTGCTTTAGTTGCACAAATCACTGGGCACAAACCGGGCAAGGCATACCATAAAATTGCTAATGCGCATATTTACGAAAATCAACTGGAGTTGATGCGTGATGTGCAGCTTAAGCGTGAGCCTTTCGCGTCGCCAGAATTAAAAATAAACCCAAATATTAAATCACTAGAAGACATTGAAACCTGGGTTACAAAAGACGATTTTGAAGTAGTAGGTTATCAGTGTCACGATGCAATTAAGTATCCGTTTTCAGTGTAA
- the galU gene encoding UTP--glucose-1-phosphate uridylyltransferase GalU encodes MKAVIPVAGLGTRMLPATKAIPKEMLPIVDRPLIQYVVNEAISAGIKEIVLVTHSSKNSIENHFDTSFELEATLEKRVKRQLLAEVQSICPKDVTIIHVRQGEAKGLGHAINCAAPIIGNEPFVVILPDVIIDDVASDLKKDNLAEMIQRFEKTGESQIMVEPVPKNEVDKFGVVDLGDAKIQQGESAAILNMVEKPPVDQAPSNLAVVGRYVLSKNIWPLLAKTPAGAGDEIQLTDAIAMLMEKEIVDAYSMKGKSHDCGSKIGYLKAIVEFALRREEFKDELSDFIKSLVK; translated from the coding sequence ATGAAAGCTGTGATCCCAGTTGCTGGCCTTGGCACGCGAATGTTACCTGCAACGAAAGCGATTCCAAAAGAAATGTTGCCTATTGTCGACCGTCCTTTGATCCAATACGTAGTGAATGAAGCGATTTCGGCTGGTATTAAAGAAATTGTTTTAGTTACCCATTCAAGTAAAAACTCAATTGAAAACCATTTTGACACGAGCTTCGAGTTAGAAGCGACTCTTGAGAAGCGTGTTAAACGCCAATTACTTGCTGAGGTACAATCAATTTGCCCTAAAGATGTAACCATCATTCATGTTCGTCAGGGTGAAGCGAAAGGGCTAGGTCATGCTATCAACTGTGCAGCTCCGATTATTGGTAATGAACCATTTGTGGTTATTTTACCTGATGTGATCATTGATGATGTAGCAAGCGATCTTAAAAAAGACAACTTAGCAGAGATGATCCAACGCTTTGAAAAAACAGGTGAGAGCCAAATTATGGTCGAGCCTGTGCCAAAAAACGAAGTAGACAAATTTGGTGTTGTTGACCTAGGCGATGCAAAAATTCAGCAAGGCGAAAGTGCAGCTATTTTAAACATGGTTGAGAAACCGCCAGTTGATCAGGCTCCTTCAAACCTTGCGGTTGTTGGCCGTTACGTATTAAGCAAAAATATTTGGCCACTACTTGCAAAAACTCCAGCAGGTGCCGGCGATGAAATTCAATTAACTGACGCTATTGCTATGTTGATGGAAAAAGAAATTGTTGATGCTTATTCAATGAAAGGCAAAAGCCATGATTGTGGTAGCAAGATTGGCTACTTAAAAGCAATTGTTGAATTTGCGCTTCGCAGAGAAGAATTTAAAGATGAATTAAGCGACTTTATTAAATCGCTTGTTAAATAG
- a CDS encoding SPOR domain-containing protein yields the protein MSQNIIKVDSSPSFVNQHAALETVPAGSLNSTLIEQPFKHEYAFAVQLASVQSKPLLAYSVKKMTKRAPNIFQGEPILNIETATVEQHTFYRLKYGGYKYFKNAQADCEAIKRQGIDCFVSKYTDNRVYF from the coding sequence TTGAGTCAAAATATTATAAAAGTAGATAGCTCTCCCTCTTTCGTTAACCAACACGCAGCGCTTGAAACAGTTCCTGCTGGTTCATTGAATAGCACGTTAATTGAGCAACCGTTTAAACATGAATATGCCTTTGCTGTGCAGCTTGCATCGGTTCAATCAAAGCCATTACTCGCTTATTCTGTTAAAAAAATGACCAAGCGTGCCCCCAATATTTTTCAAGGTGAGCCTATTTTAAATATTGAAACCGCTACTGTTGAGCAACACACGTTTTATCGTCTTAAATATGGTGGTTACAAGTATTTTAAAAACGCACAAGCAGACTGCGAAGCCATAAAACGTCAAGGGATCGATTGCTTCGTAAGCAAGTACACGGATAATCGCGTTTACTTTTAA
- a CDS encoding SPOR domain-containing protein, producing MMTQEQDEPVYTKQQVQPELATDNNQAAGVQLGLYLSVNKVSHQVLKLKHDYPNALQGLSFRFKQRDQKGVTLYALRAGPFKNYSQASAFCEIAKKMGQSCVTATFVGEML from the coding sequence ATGATGACGCAAGAGCAAGATGAGCCTGTTTACACTAAGCAGCAAGTGCAACCTGAGCTCGCTACTGACAATAATCAAGCTGCAGGTGTGCAGCTGGGGCTATATTTGTCAGTGAATAAAGTGAGTCATCAAGTATTGAAGCTAAAACATGATTATCCTAATGCTTTACAAGGGCTTAGTTTTCGCTTTAAACAGCGTGATCAAAAGGGAGTCACTTTGTATGCGCTGCGTGCAGGACCTTTTAAAAACTACAGCCAGGCCAGCGCTTTTTGTGAGATTGCTAAAAAAATGGGTCAGTCATGTGTAACTGCAACATTTGTTGGCGAGATGCTTTAA
- a CDS encoding FlgO family outer membrane protein: MRLLVYFVFLVLVGCSLIEEQQKTPPRETPKSPMAPYTVHQYVTDLSSQLSRIQGPYKGNARIAVTSFYMADGLGTKLAQDQGSGLSQQIQESLLTQFTQLGFHTIEYRLENTLNLQPTADSVLSRDIKTLRQRQNIDFVITGTLTRQQHAYIVNARLVNTKDQRVVSAASTEIPINVMWGAEKVQQRNGQLYRSEY, from the coding sequence ATGCGTCTGTTAGTTTATTTCGTTTTTTTAGTGTTAGTGGGTTGTAGCTTAATCGAAGAGCAACAAAAAACGCCCCCTAGAGAAACGCCAAAATCACCGATGGCTCCTTATACAGTGCATCAATATGTTACTGATTTAAGTAGTCAGTTAAGTCGTATTCAAGGCCCTTACAAAGGTAATGCGCGCATTGCTGTTACGAGCTTTTACATGGCAGATGGCCTGGGGACTAAGTTGGCGCAAGACCAAGGCAGTGGCTTGAGTCAGCAAATTCAAGAGAGCTTACTTACGCAATTTACCCAGCTAGGCTTTCATACTATCGAATATCGATTAGAAAATACTTTAAATTTGCAGCCAACGGCCGATAGTGTACTTAGTCGCGATATAAAAACCTTACGCCAACGTCAGAATATTGACTTTGTTATTACCGGCACACTTACCCGGCAACAACATGCCTATATAGTGAATGCTCGACTCGTCAATACAAAAGATCAGCGTGTTGTATCTGCGGCAAGTACAGAGATCCCGATAAACGTTATGTGGGGAGCTGAAAAAGTACAGCAGCGTAATGGTCAGTTGTATCGAAGCGAATATTAA
- a CDS encoding FlgO family outer membrane protein encodes MKRLILSMCLPMGFGCSSMLASDTPEQHDEPQLMAQREVAAPHSNDSVFQTNQAVLNNSSFTAAPTRKNINHYVRGIMQDLVENLQYVNDKTPIAVSSFVYLDADYNSTTLLGNQLAESFIHELHTFGVPVVDFKTTDYMRVTPSGDYVFSRDYLELNQDQNFNYVLAGTLVNHQSGVLVNARIVGLASKAVVGSAQGFIPQSVVDALDSTNRSDGIMLKQASE; translated from the coding sequence ATGAAACGTTTAATTTTAAGTATGTGTTTGCCTATGGGATTTGGTTGCTCTTCGATGCTTGCTAGTGATACACCTGAACAGCACGATGAACCACAGCTAATGGCTCAACGAGAAGTGGCTGCACCGCATAGTAACGACAGCGTATTTCAAACTAATCAAGCCGTGTTAAACAACAGTAGTTTTACCGCAGCGCCAACTCGTAAAAATATCAATCATTATGTACGTGGCATCATGCAAGACTTAGTTGAAAACTTGCAATATGTGAACGATAAAACCCCTATTGCTGTTTCAAGCTTTGTGTATCTAGATGCTGACTACAACTCAACCACGTTGCTAGGCAACCAGCTCGCTGAAAGTTTTATTCACGAACTGCATACCTTTGGTGTACCTGTTGTCGATTTCAAAACGACCGATTATATGCGTGTAACGCCTAGTGGTGATTATGTATTTAGCCGAGATTATTTAGAGCTTAACCAAGACCAAAACTTTAATTATGTGCTAGCCGGCACCCTAGTTAACCATCAAAGCGGGGTACTGGTGAATGCTCGTATCGTTGGTTTGGCAAGTAAAGCCGTGGTGGGATCTGCACAAGGGTTTATTCCGCAATCTGTGGTCGATGCCTTAGATAGCACCAATCGTAGCGACGGAATAATGCTAAAACAAGCAAGTGAGTAA
- a CDS encoding FlgO family outer membrane protein has translation MKGIFLAFILLALSGCQLLAEQGEANQSTANTTSSQADYVAMLQELEQKESQQTNENHRLFVPYQHHKTLVNYVEQMALELVDTMQQESELGIAITTFVDLDTSLKSSSQLGNQIAESMMYQLQKFGYGVVDFKAMDVINVTARGDFVMSRDVEELAERRIASHVLAGTLIYRTNGVEVNARVVNLNSKLVVASAQKVIPYFVLKNESIQFATAKLN, from the coding sequence ATGAAAGGTATTTTCTTAGCATTCATATTATTAGCGCTGTCAGGTTGCCAATTACTTGCTGAGCAAGGCGAGGCAAATCAAAGCACGGCTAACACCACATCATCACAAGCTGATTACGTTGCTATGTTGCAAGAGCTCGAGCAAAAAGAGTCGCAACAAACGAACGAAAATCACCGCTTATTTGTGCCTTATCAGCATCACAAAACGCTGGTTAATTATGTTGAGCAAATGGCACTTGAATTAGTTGATACCATGCAGCAAGAAAGTGAGTTAGGTATTGCAATAACGACGTTTGTCGATCTTGATACAAGCTTAAAAAGCAGCTCGCAACTTGGCAATCAAATCGCCGAGTCTATGATGTACCAACTACAAAAGTTTGGTTATGGGGTTGTTGATTTTAAAGCGATGGATGTGATTAACGTAACCGCCCGCGGTGATTTTGTTATGTCGCGTGACGTAGAAGAGCTTGCTGAGCGCCGTATCGCTAGCCATGTGTTAGCAGGCACACTAATTTATCGAACCAATGGTGTAGAAGTAAATGCCCGAGTAGTGAATTTAAATTCCAAACTCGTTGTTGCTAGCGCGCAAAAAGTGATCCCGTACTTTGTACTCAAAAATGAGTCGATTCAATTCGCAACAGCCAAACTAAATTAG
- a CDS encoding helix-turn-helix transcriptional regulator codes for MKLKSDRLDFNRNIVQIEIVMAKKVKASKSPDLSRAFTPSLLGDVIKAKRTQSNITQTDAALLSGISKQTYINIEQGSADVKVASLMKVVSALGVKISIEPWQSDSTANSPLEDENDVWV; via the coding sequence TTGAAATTAAAGTCTGATAGATTAGACTTTAATAGAAACATTGTTCAAATTGAGATTGTGATGGCAAAGAAAGTTAAAGCGAGTAAATCCCCAGATTTAAGTAGGGCGTTCACACCTTCTTTGCTAGGTGACGTTATTAAAGCGAAGAGAACACAAAGCAATATCACGCAAACTGACGCTGCATTACTTTCGGGTATATCAAAGCAGACATACATAAATATTGAACAAGGTAGTGCTGATGTAAAAGTGGCCTCGTTAATGAAAGTTGTCTCGGCATTAGGCGTAAAGATATCAATTGAGCCATGGCAAAGTGATAGCACAGCTAACTCACCGCTGGAGGATGAGAATGACGTCTGGGTCTGA
- a CDS encoding HipA domain-containing protein yields MIAQLTHRWRMRMTSGSDRYTLDIIYSQKLVGKLHLSRESDNLSLSYQQEWVDEGFPISPHLPFGHDIPSVNIRRFLQNLLPENKGLDYLIDYLGVSRTNVFAQIGGIGKDTSGAMMFLPEGALNDKVKSNFIAISDAELIKKLSDPQFWHLEVWDGKPRLSVAGVQSKLNVLSVDGKLGFGEGDLCSTHIIKFEKNNQQHLVINEFVTMKLAKLAGLSVAEVELKYFDHHPALLVERFDRKLFSPENVKRRHMIDACQACNLGVDKKYERNLGKQRDVRHIRDGASFEKLFALSKLCENPIAAKIEILKWALFNLCIYNSDAHGKNFSFFVQKSGLIPAPFYDLVNVKMYPEFEQDLAMSIGDEFDPDAINAYQLVDFADENGISKKLLQSHLTKIATSIKNNLQQAISLVDSPSKSQVSYLKHYFDIVNARCEHFLEQATVIPDIEL; encoded by the coding sequence GTGATAGCACAGCTAACTCACCGCTGGAGGATGAGAATGACGTCTGGGTCTGATAGATATACGCTCGATATAATTTATAGCCAAAAGCTGGTTGGTAAATTACATCTTTCTAGAGAAAGCGATAATTTATCATTGAGTTATCAACAAGAGTGGGTGGATGAGGGCTTTCCAATATCTCCTCATTTACCTTTTGGACATGACATACCTTCTGTCAATATCAGACGTTTTTTACAAAACTTACTACCCGAAAATAAGGGGCTAGATTATTTAATAGATTACTTAGGGGTATCACGGACGAATGTATTTGCTCAGATCGGTGGAATTGGTAAAGATACCTCTGGGGCTATGATGTTTTTACCTGAAGGTGCTTTAAACGATAAAGTAAAAAGTAACTTTATCGCTATTAGTGATGCTGAACTGATCAAAAAGTTATCTGATCCTCAATTTTGGCATTTGGAAGTCTGGGACGGCAAACCAAGATTGTCAGTAGCAGGTGTTCAATCAAAATTAAATGTATTGTCAGTTGATGGCAAGTTAGGTTTTGGTGAAGGAGACCTTTGTTCTACCCATATTATTAAGTTTGAAAAGAATAATCAGCAACATCTTGTTATAAATGAATTTGTAACAATGAAACTTGCAAAACTAGCTGGGCTAAGTGTTGCAGAGGTTGAGCTTAAATATTTTGATCACCACCCTGCATTACTTGTAGAAAGATTCGATAGAAAATTGTTTAGCCCTGAAAATGTAAAGCGCAGGCATATGATTGATGCATGCCAAGCTTGTAATTTAGGGGTTGATAAAAAGTACGAAAGAAATTTAGGTAAGCAGCGAGATGTTCGTCACATTCGTGATGGTGCAAGCTTTGAAAAATTGTTTGCGCTATCTAAACTCTGCGAAAACCCAATAGCGGCAAAAATTGAAATTTTAAAGTGGGCGTTATTTAATCTTTGTATCTACAACTCAGATGCACACGGTAAAAACTTTAGCTTTTTTGTGCAAAAATCAGGTCTAATCCCTGCGCCATTTTATGATTTAGTAAACGTTAAAATGTATCCAGAGTTTGAACAGGATCTAGCTATGAGTATAGGAGATGAGTTTGACCCAGATGCAATTAATGCCTATCAGTTAGTTGACTTTGCAGATGAAAATGGAATTTCAAAAAAGTTACTACAAAGCCATCTAACTAAAATAGCGACAAGTATTAAAAATAATTTACAACAGGCGATATCGCTTGTTGATAGCCCTTCAAAATCACAAGTGTCATATTTAAAGCATTACTTTGATATAGTTAATGCACGTTGTGAGCACTTTCTTGAACAGGCAACTGTAATCCCTGATATCGAACTATAG
- a CDS encoding zinc-binding dehydrogenase codes for MTQMNSVAMQNGKLHVKQIDIPTPGPGQVLVKSLACGICGSDIHITRHTSDVFDIYKNLGIMANDAGDDQEVLLGHEYAAEIVSYGPNTKGELAKGTRVTSVPILLSAGGAGVGVTPGLYGAYSEYFIVDEALLLPIPDAVPSEAAAITEPLAVGLHAVNRAQMSNDDIAIVVGCGPIGLAAIAALRLQGVKHIIASDPQESKKHVALEFGATEYVNPTLDDEAAKAAALADNNKVVIFECAGVSRLLNDYILRAPAKAKIVVTGVHTAPLNVNFAYATVKELDLIFSYYYQPEEFAQSLENIASGKIAWQKMRTGKVGIDGVQGAFDTLFKPNDHIKIIIEPWRTGELEKVTG; via the coding sequence ATGACTCAAATGAACTCTGTAGCCATGCAAAATGGTAAACTGCATGTAAAACAAATTGATATTCCAACACCAGGACCAGGCCAAGTACTCGTAAAAAGCCTTGCTTGCGGTATTTGCGGTTCAGATATTCATATCACCCGCCATACCAGTGATGTATTTGATATCTATAAAAACTTGGGCATCATGGCAAACGATGCAGGTGATGACCAAGAAGTATTACTAGGTCACGAGTATGCGGCAGAAATCGTCAGCTACGGCCCAAATACCAAAGGCGAACTTGCTAAAGGCACCCGTGTAACCTCAGTGCCAATCTTACTCTCTGCCGGCGGTGCTGGCGTAGGTGTAACCCCAGGGCTATATGGTGCCTATTCTGAATACTTTATCGTTGATGAAGCTTTGTTATTACCTATTCCTGATGCAGTCCCATCGGAAGCCGCAGCCATTACAGAACCCCTTGCTGTTGGCTTGCATGCGGTAAACCGCGCACAAATGAGTAATGACGACATAGCAATCGTGGTTGGTTGTGGCCCAATTGGCCTTGCCGCAATTGCAGCACTTAGATTGCAAGGTGTTAAACATATTATTGCCTCAGACCCACAAGAGAGCAAAAAACACGTCGCTCTTGAGTTTGGTGCGACTGAATATGTTAACCCGACCCTAGATGATGAAGCAGCCAAAGCAGCAGCCCTTGCAGACAATAATAAAGTGGTTATTTTTGAATGTGCTGGTGTAAGCCGCTTATTAAACGACTACATTTTACGTGCGCCAGCAAAAGCAAAAATCGTTGTAACAGGTGTACATACCGCGCCACTAAACGTTAACTTTGCCTATGCCACAGTGAAAGAGTTAGACCTTATTTTCTCTTATTACTACCAGCCAGAAGAGTTTGCACAATCACTTGAGAACATCGCGTCAGGCAAGATCGCATGGCAAAAAATGCGTACTGGTAAAGTCGGCATAGACGGCGTACAAGGTGCGTTTGACACCTTATTTAAACCAAATGACCATATCAAAATCATCATTGAACCATGGCGCACAGGTGAGCTTGAAAAAGTAACGGGTTAA